A region of the Candidatus Methylomirabilota bacterium genome:
TACTCGATCACGCCCTTGTCTCGGAGAGCGGCGACGTCCGCGCTCGGCACACCGAGCTCGGCCAGCACGCTCTCCGTATGCTCGCCCGGCAGCGGGGCGGCCTGGCGCACGGCGCCGGGAGTGTCGGAGAGCTTGATGGCGATGCCGAACTGGCGCACCTTCCCGAGCACGGGGTGCTGGGTCTCCACGACCATCTGCCGGTGCGCCACCTGGGGATCGCGCACGACCTCCTCGACGTCGTAGACCTTCCCCACGCAGACGTCGGCCTTGACCAGCAGGTCGTACCATTCGTCCCGGTCGCGCGTCCTGATGATGGCCTCGATCTCCCGGCGGGCGGCTTCCTCCTCGGCATTGGCGGCCCGGACGAACTGGTCGGGGCGCCGGGCGAACCGCACGAGCTCGGGCCGGCCGATGGCCTTGCAGAAGTTCTCCCACAGCCAGGGCTCGGTGCAGCCGATGGTCAGCAGCTTGCCGTCCCGCGTTTCGTAGATCGCGTAGTACGGGTAGGAGCCGCCCAGGAAGCCCTCGCCACGCCGCGGCGCGATGCCGTCGCTGAAGAAGAACCGCATGTTCGGCGTCGCCGCCAGCAGCGCGATGGTGGTGTCCAGATAGGCGATGTCGACGTGCTGTCCCCGGCCCGTTCGCTCGCGGGCGAACAGCGCCAGCACGATACCGAGCGCCCCGTGCAGGCTGGCGCCCGCGTAGTCGGCGATGAGGTTCAGCGGGATCACGGGCTTGCGGTCCCGCTCGCCGATCAGGCCGAGCACCCCGGCCAGCGAGATGTAGTTGAGGTCGTGCGCCGGGTACGCCCGGGCCGGGCCATCCTGACCGAAGCCGGACAGCGAGCAGTAGACGAGGCGGGGATTGAGGCTGCGCAGGGTCTCATAGTCGGCGCCCAGTCTCGCCATCACGCCGGGGCGAAAGCCTTCGACGACGACGTCGGCCGAGGTCACCAGCCGCCGGAAGATGGCCTGTCCTTCGGGCGCCTTCATGTTCAAGGTCATCGAGCGCTTGTTGCGGTTGACGAAGGCGAAGGCCGTTCGCCGGTCCCACTCGGGGCCTCGCGGCCGCTCGGGGTCGGGCGTCTCGATCTTCAGCACGTCGGCGCCCATGTCGGCCAGGATCATCCCGGGCATCTCGGCGGGCGGCACCCGCGCCAGCTCCAGAACGCGGATCCCGTCGAGCACGCCCATCAGTCGATTCCGCCCACGAGCCGCGCAGTCAGCGCTCGGACATCGGGAATGTCCTCGAGGTGAGCGATCTGCTCGGCCACGGCCTCGGCCTCGTCGCGGCCGACGACCGGGCTGGCGCAACCGAGAAACTTCTCGTGCAGGGCCTGCGCGGACAGCGGCCGGTCGGGATGGCCGGAGGCGCCGCGGGGCGGCGAGTGGAGCGCCCGTCCGTCGCGCAGCCGGACGGTCACCCGGCTCCGGGCCTGCTCGGCCCCGCCCGCCAAGCTTTCATCGGCAACCATGGTGACGGCGGGCATCAGGGCCTGCACGACAGGATCGTCGACCTCCCCGTCACGGAAGGCGAGGAAATCGAGGCGGCCCTCCACCAGGGCGGTGGCCGCGCAGAACTGCATCGAGAACTTCCGTTCCAGCGCCGTGGCCGGTCGAGGATAGCTCAGGACCTCGATCGCGATGCGGCTGATGCCGATTTCAACCGCCGTGACGTCGCCCGCCTCGAGCCCGTGTTGCCGGCGCAGATCGAGGAGCGCGTCGACCGCCGGGTGGGTGAACGCGCAGGACGGGTACGGTTTGACGGCGATGCCCGAGTCCACCAGGTGCCAGCGTCGACCCAGTCGCTCCACAGCCTCGTCCAACGGGTTGCCGCCGAAGGCGGCCGAGAAGCCGCGCTTGCCGTCGAGCGCGGACTCGGATGCCGTCAGGCCCTCTCTGGCCAGTCGAGCCGCCAGCACCCCGCTCCGCGCCGCGTGACCGGCGTGATAGGGCTTCGTCATCGTGCCGAAGTTCTCCTGGACTCCCGAGGCCAGCGAGGCCGCCAGGGCCAGGGCCTGACGCGTCTGGGCCGGGTCCAGGCCGAGCACGCGGGCGGCCCCCGCGGCACAGCCGAAGGTGCCGATCGTCGAGGTGGCATGCCACCCGCGCTCGTAGTGCGGCGGGTTCAATCCGCTGCCGAGCGCGGCGTTCACCTCGAAGCCCACCAGGTAGCCGAGCGCCAGCGCGGCCCCGTCGGCCATCTCTGCCTCGGCGCAGGCCAGCAGCGCGGCCAGCAGCGGCACGCTGGGGTGTCCCATGAGGGCAAACGACGTGTCGTCGAAGTCGTGGGCATGACCGGCCGTGCCGTTGGCCAGGGCCGCCCACGTCGGTGCCGTGCGCAAGGCCGTGCCCAGGACCGTGCAAAGCGGTGCGCCGCCCTCGGCCCGGATGACCTCGCGTACGGCCCGGGCGGCCGGCTCGCCGGCCCCGGCGAGCATGACGCCCACGGTGTCCAGGGCCGCCCGACGGATGGCGTCGAGCGCCGGTCGCGGACAGTCCTCCAACGTGGTCTTGACGACGAAGTCGCTCAACCGCGCGATGGCCGTCACGCCCGCACCTTACCGCACTACTTCGCGTTATGGAAGATGACGCCCAGCGTGTAGCGCGAGCCTCGCGTGACGCGGCTGACGCCGTGACGCATGGTCGCCCGGAAGTGGCCGCGGGAGCCGGCCACGGGCCGCCAGCGGGTGGTGAAGATGACCGACGCCCCCTGTGCCGGGGCAATCACCTCGCCCCGGGACTGCGCCCGCGGCCGCTGCTCGACGAGCAGGAACTCCCCGCCCTCGTGATCGACACCGCGGCGGCTGAGAAAAACGGTGAGCTGCAGCGGGAAGGCCACCTCGCCGTAGAGGTCCTGATGCAGGCAGTTGTAGCCGCCGGCCTCGTAGTGCAGCAGCAGCGGCGTCGGCTTCGTCTGACCGGCCCGCCGGCAGACGGCGAGCAAACCCGCCAGGTCGGCCGGGTAGCGCCGGCGCGCGCCCAGCGCCGCTTCCCACCGGTTGGCCACGCCCGCGAGAGGGGGATACATGCGCTCGCGCAGCTCGGCCACCACGGGCGGCAGGGGCTCGGCGAAGTACTTGTACTCGCCGACGCCGAAGCGATAGCGCTCCATGTCGACGCGGCTGCGGAAGCGGGCGTCGTCGGAGTAGAGGGTGACCAGGGCCTGGCATTCGGCCGCCGTCAGCAGAGCCGGCGTGGTGGCGTAGCCCCACCGCCACAGCGCGTCCTCGAGCCCGGTCCAGTCCAGCGCGGCCACGCGTTCGGCGATCGATGAAGGCGTCGTCGCCATCGGGCTGCCATCGTACCGCCGGTCGCCAGCACGCGCATTGCACGTGTCACAGCCGGAGGCCGCCGCCCGGGCGGCCAGGGAGGTGCGCATGGCGAGAAGGTACGGACGCAAGGCCAGTCAATCCGTCGAGCGGGCGATGCACAAGGCCAAGCGCGGCAAGCTCACGAGCGGCCGCAGCGGCAAGAAGGTCACCAGCCGCAAGCAGGCGATCGCGATCGGGCTGTCCGAGGCGCGCCGCAAGGGGGCCAAGGTGCCGGCCCGACGGCGGCCTCGCAGAGGTCGGCGAAAGTGAAGTCGCACCGCGCGCGAATGGGGAGGGTGGGAGGGGGCCGCTGCCCCCTCCCACTAATAGTAGACCGGCTCGATGGCCCGCCAGAACTGCGGGTCGTGGCCGGAAAAGAGCCGCGCGCCGAGCAGGCGGGCCAGCGTCTTGAGCCGCTTGATGGAGTGCAAGGCCAGGGTGGGATTCCAGACCACGCCGGGGACGCGCTCGGCCGTCCAGGTGCTCCGTCCAGTAGCAGGCGTCCCCGGTGAGGATCACCGGCCCGGTCCGGGGCAGCTCGACCAGGAGCGATTGGTGGCCGGGGGTGTGGCCGTCGGTGCGCAGCACCGTGATTCCCGGGGCCAGCTCGGCGTCGCCGTCCAACAGGCGCCAGCGGCGGCCGGCCACATCGAAGTTCTTCCGGTAGTAGAACGGGGCGAAGAAGGCCGCCGGGTAGTGGGCGTAGGCGTACTCGTCCTGCTGGGCGACGAGCTCGGCCCGCTCGAGCAGCTCGATGCCGCCCGCATGGTCGTAGTGCAGGTGGGAGAGCACCACCAGGTCGATGTCGCCCGGCGCGCGGTCGAGCCCCTGCAGACGGTGAACGAGCCGGTCCGCCTCCGTGAACCGGGCCAGGGGATCGCTGCGCAGCAGTCCGGGGACGGCGCGCGGTGACAGCCCGGTGTCGAACAGGATCGTCGCGTCGCTGGTCCGCACGAGATAGCAGCCGACGGGAATCTGCACGCGCTCACCCGAGAACTCGCCATAGAACAGCAGCGACCGCGGGGCGCCCATGAACCCGTTCAGCAACGCGTGCAGCGCGTGAACCGCCATGGCGCGGCATGATAGCACCGGTGGGCCGGACCTCCGGGCGGTGGCCCGCTGGAGTAGAATCGCGGCGTGGACTTCGCCCTGACCGAGCAGCAGGAGCTGATCCGCAAGGAGGTCGCCACGCTGGCGCGGTCGTTCTCGCTCGAGTACTGGCGGGAGAAGGACCGCACCGCGGACTACCCGTGGGAGTTCGTGCGCGCCTTCGCTGCCGGTGGCTGGCTGGGCGTGGTCATCCCCGAGACGTATGGCGGTTCGGGGCTGGGCGTGACCGAGGCCTGTCTGCTTCTGCACGAGATTTGCGCGGCGGGCGCGGGCACCAGCGGGGCGTCTCCCATTCATTTCTACGTCTTCCCGCCCATGCCCCTGGTCAAGCACGCCAGCGAGGCGCTCAAGCGGAGCATCCTGCCCCGCATCGCCACCGGCGAGATCGTGATGTCCTTCGGCGTCACCGAGCCGAACGCGGGCACGGACACCTCCCGTATCGAGACGCGCGCCGAGCGGCGGGGCGATCGCTTCGTCGTCCACGGCCGCAAGGTGTGGAACACGAACGCCCGGCAAGCCACGCACATGCTGCTCCTGGCCCGGACGTCCCCCCGCGAGGCGGACAGGCCCTTCGCGGGGCTGACGTTGTTCTTCGCCGACTTCGACCGGACGCGCATCACCGTGCGCGAGATCGAGAAGCTGGGCCGGGCCGCCGTGGACTCCAACGAGATCTTCATCGACGGCCTGGAGATTCCCGTCGAGCACGTGGTGGGCGAGGTCGGGCGCGGGTTCTACCACCTCCTGGATTCGCTCAATGCCGAGCGCATCCTCACCGCAATCGAGGCCGTGGGTATCGGCCGCGCCGCCCTCGAGCGGGCCACGCAATACGCCAGAGAGCGCGTCGTGTTCGACCGTCCCATCGGCCAGAATCAGGCGGTGGCCCACCCCCTGGCTCTGGCCTGGGCGAAGCTGGAGGCGGCCGAGCTGATCACCTTGAAGGCGGCCTGGCTGTTCGATCGTGGCCGGCCGTGCGGCGCCGAGGCCAACACCGCCAAGCTGTTGGCCGCCGAGGCCGGCTTCGAGGCGTGCGACGTGGCCGTGCAGACCCACGGGGGATACGGGTACGCCAAGGAATTTCACGTCGAACGCCTTTGGCGCGAGATCCGCCTGTACAAGATCGCCCCCGTGTCCCAGCAGATGGTGCTGAACTATCTCAGCGAGCACGTGCTGGGCCTGCCGCGCAGCTACTAGCCCGGCGGGAATCCCGCGGCCGGTCGCTGGTCGCGCAAGTAGCGCATCGGGACCGTTAAATTGACAGTCCGCCAGCGCCCCTGGTACGTCTGGATAGGACACCAATGTGATCTGCGCAGCCGGAGAGGAACGCTCGATGGCCGGGACGTTGGCTAGGGCATTTTCACTAGCGCGCGCCGCTGCGTGACGTCCCCCCTGACGAAGCGCCGGGTCCTGGTCGTGGACGATGCCGGTGAGGTGATCGTCCTCTGCGTCAACATGCTTCAATCGCTCGGCTACGCCGTCAAGGGCGCGAACCGTCCGCAGACCGCGCTCGAGCTCCTCGGTCAGGAGAGGTTCGAGCTGATGATCGTCGACTACAAGATGCCGGAGATGAACGGCTTCGAGGTGTTCCTGCAAGCTCGCCGGCTCCAGCCCCGGATGGCGGTCCTGCTCCTGACCGGACACGGCACCGCGGACATCGTGGAGGAGGCCGCGGCGATGGGGTTCGATGCGATCCTGCTCAAGCCCTTCACCCGTGATCAGCTGCACGCTGCCGCCAAGCAGGCGCTCCGCGGGCACATGTGAGCGGCATGCTCTCGCGAGCCGAGACCGCCCGGCGCACCTCCAACTACAGGGTCGTGCGCCCGCTCGTCAATGCCGTGCAGTGGGGTCTCGACCGGACGGTGTCCGTCGGCTATGGGGTCGTGTACGATTACATCTTCGAGCGCTTCGGGCCGTACCGCGCCCTGCAGCGGGAAGTGCTGGCGCGGGTGGAGGCCTCGCTCGTCGGCGGCGCCAGTCCGCGCCACGAGATCCGCGTGCTGGAGGTCGGCTGCGGGCCCGGAAACTTCAGCTGCCTGCTGGCCGAGGCGGGCTTCGCGGTGGTGGGCATCGATCCCTACGCGGGACTGGTCGAGCTGGCCCGTGAGAAACGCCGGGCGCTGGGCCTGTCCCACCTCGCCTTTCAGCACGCCGACCTGGCCCACGGTGGGGTGTTGTGGGATGCCAGCTTCGATCAGGTCGTCTGCATCCACGCCCTCTACGCCCACCCGGAGCCGCGCCGCCTGCTCGCCGAGATCCACCGCGTCCTGAAGCCGGGCGGCCATGTCGTGATCGTCAACCACACCCGGCGGATCGCCCTGGGGTCCACCTTCACCGAGGTCCGCCGTCGCGACGGCCGGACTCCGGCATGGCAGGCGCTGCTCCTCTGGTTGATGCCCAACGCCATCTTCGAGGCGGCCCGCAAGCCGGTGGGGCCGCACTACTGGGACGAGGCGACGTTCGCGGCCGAGCTCCGAGCCGCCGGCTTCATGGTGCGCGAAATGCGGCGCACGTTCCTCAACGCCACCAGCCTCCTGGTCTGGGCACGCAAGGACGAGGCGCCGCGGTGAAGGAGCCGGGCGCACTGGCCTGGAACGGGCAGCCGCCGATGACGGTGAGACCGATGCGGGTGCTTCTCGACCGGCTGCTGGCGATCGCCTACGGCCTCGGGTACGACGCCGTGGTGCGGGGCTTCTCACCCTACCAGGCGCTGCTCGACGAAGTGGCGGCCTGCGTGGCGCGGGTCTCGGGCGGCCCGCCGCACCGGCTGAACGTGCTCGACATCGCCTGCGGGACGGGGACGGTCGCGGCCCGGCTGGCCCGCGAAGGCTACCGTGTGGTCGGGCTCGACTCGATCGAGCACCTGGTCGCCGTGGCCCGGCGGCGGTACGGGCAGTCCGGCGCCATCGCGTTTCACCATCTCGACCTCGCCCGCCATCCCGTGCCCGAGGCCGGCACCTTCGACGTGGTGGTCAGCATGCACACGCTCTACTGGCACCCCGATCCGCCTGGTATTCTGAACGCCTGCCGCTCGGCCCTGCGCCCGGGTGGGCACGGGATCTTCCTGACGTATGTCCGTCCCGCCTACGTGGCCCGGACGTTCGGGCTGATCCGGGCCGAGCAGGGGCTGCTCGGAGCCCTGCAGGCCCTGCGCTGGCTGCTGCCGACCGCCGCCTTCGAGGCGGTGCGCCACTGCGAGGCCCGCTACATGAGCCGGGACGAGTTCCACCGGAGCCTGGTGCAGGCGGGTTTCGAGGTGTTGGAGTCGCGCGAAACCTTCCTGGCCGGTCTGAGTCTCCTGGCCTTGACCCGAGCCACCCGGCCGGCCGGCCGCTGAGCGAGGGTGGGATACGGCCCAGGGCACTCCCCCCGGCAGGCCGCCGACCGGTATGATCGGGGCTCACGGCTATGAGCTTCAACGGCCGGCGCCCTCATCGTCCGCGACCGCGAGGGTCCGCGGGGCCAGGAGTACCGGCGCGTGATGCGCCTGCCGGACAGCCCGGACGAGCCCGACCAGGAGGTCGAGAACGTCATCGCCCGCG
Encoded here:
- a CDS encoding CaiB/BaiF CoA-transferase family protein, with the protein product MGVLDGIRVLELARVPPAEMPGMILADMGADVLKIETPDPERPRGPEWDRRTAFAFVNRNKRSMTLNMKAPEGQAIFRRLVTSADVVVEGFRPGVMARLGADYETLRSLNPRLVYCSLSGFGQDGPARAYPAHDLNYISLAGVLGLIGERDRKPVIPLNLIADYAGASLHGALGIVLALFARERTGRGQHVDIAYLDTTIALLAATPNMRFFFSDGIAPRRGEGFLGGSYPYYAIYETRDGKLLTIGCTEPWLWENFCKAIGRPELVRFARRPDQFVRAANAEEEAARREIEAIIRTRDRDEWYDLLVKADVCVGKVYDVEEVVRDPQVAHRQMVVETQHPVLGKVRQFGIAIKLSDTPGAVRQAAPLPGEHTESVLAELGVPSADVAALRDKGVIE
- a CDS encoding MmgE/PrpD family protein, with protein sequence MTAIARLSDFVVKTTLEDCPRPALDAIRRAALDTVGVMLAGAGEPAARAVREVIRAEGGAPLCTVLGTALRTAPTWAALANGTAGHAHDFDDTSFALMGHPSVPLLAALLACAEAEMADGAALALGYLVGFEVNAALGSGLNPPHYERGWHATSTIGTFGCAAGAARVLGLDPAQTRQALALAASLASGVQENFGTMTKPYHAGHAARSGVLAARLAREGLTASESALDGKRGFSAAFGGNPLDEAVERLGRRWHLVDSGIAVKPYPSCAFTHPAVDALLDLRRQHGLEAGDVTAVEIGISRIAIEVLSYPRPATALERKFSMQFCAATALVEGRLDFLAFRDGEVDDPVVQALMPAVTMVADESLAGGAEQARSRVTVRLRDGRALHSPPRGASGHPDRPLSAQALHEKFLGCASPVVGRDEAEAVAEQIAHLEDIPDVRALTARLVGGID
- a CDS encoding 2OG-Fe(II) oxygenase: MATTPSSIAERVAALDWTGLEDALWRWGYATTPALLTAAECQALVTLYSDDARFRSRVDMERYRFGVGEYKYFAEPLPPVVAELRERMYPPLAGVANRWEAALGARRRYPADLAGLLAVCRRAGQTKPTPLLLHYEAGGYNCLHQDLYGEVAFPLQLTVFLSRRGVDHEGGEFLLVEQRPRAQSRGEVIAPAQGASVIFTTRWRPVAGSRGHFRATMRHGVSRVTRGSRYTLGVIFHNAK
- a CDS encoding DUF6496 domain-containing protein, encoding MHKAKRGKLTSGRSGKKVTSRKQAIAIGLSEARRKGAKVPARRRPRRGRRK
- a CDS encoding acyl-CoA dehydrogenase family protein, producing MDFALTEQQELIRKEVATLARSFSLEYWREKDRTADYPWEFVRAFAAGGWLGVVIPETYGGSGLGVTEACLLLHEICAAGAGTSGASPIHFYVFPPMPLVKHASEALKRSILPRIATGEIVMSFGVTEPNAGTDTSRIETRAERRGDRFVVHGRKVWNTNARQATHMLLLARTSPREADRPFAGLTLFFADFDRTRITVREIEKLGRAAVDSNEIFIDGLEIPVEHVVGEVGRGFYHLLDSLNAERILTAIEAVGIGRAALERATQYARERVVFDRPIGQNQAVAHPLALAWAKLEAAELITLKAAWLFDRGRPCGAEANTAKLLAAEAGFEACDVAVQTHGGYGYAKEFHVERLWREIRLYKIAPVSQQMVLNYLSEHVLGLPRSY
- a CDS encoding response regulator, whose product is MTSPLTKRRVLVVDDAGEVIVLCVNMLQSLGYAVKGANRPQTALELLGQERFELMIVDYKMPEMNGFEVFLQARRLQPRMAVLLLTGHGTADIVEEAAAMGFDAILLKPFTRDQLHAAAKQALRGHM
- a CDS encoding methyltransferase domain-containing protein, with translation MLSRAETARRTSNYRVVRPLVNAVQWGLDRTVSVGYGVVYDYIFERFGPYRALQREVLARVEASLVGGASPRHEIRVLEVGCGPGNFSCLLAEAGFAVVGIDPYAGLVELAREKRRALGLSHLAFQHADLAHGGVLWDASFDQVVCIHALYAHPEPRRLLAEIHRVLKPGGHVVIVNHTRRIALGSTFTEVRRRDGRTPAWQALLLWLMPNAIFEAARKPVGPHYWDEATFAAELRAAGFMVREMRRTFLNATSLLVWARKDEAPR
- a CDS encoding methyltransferase domain-containing protein, which translates into the protein MKEPGALAWNGQPPMTVRPMRVLLDRLLAIAYGLGYDAVVRGFSPYQALLDEVAACVARVSGGPPHRLNVLDIACGTGTVAARLAREGYRVVGLDSIEHLVAVARRRYGQSGAIAFHHLDLARHPVPEAGTFDVVVSMHTLYWHPDPPGILNACRSALRPGGHGIFLTYVRPAYVARTFGLIRAEQGLLGALQALRWLLPTAAFEAVRHCEARYMSRDEFHRSLVQAGFEVLESRETFLAGLSLLALTRATRPAGR